The following coding sequences lie in one Arabidopsis thaliana chromosome 3, partial sequence genomic window:
- the MYB65 gene encoding myb domain protein 65 (myb domain protein 65 (MYB65); CONTAINS InterPro DOMAIN/s: Transcription factor, GAMYB (InterPro:IPR016310), SANT, DNA-binding (InterPro:IPR001005), Myb, DNA-binding (InterPro:IPR014778), Homeodomain-like (InterPro:IPR009057), Myb transcription factor (InterPro:IPR015495), Homeodomain-related (InterPro:IPR012287), HTH transcriptional regulator, Myb-type, DNA-binding (InterPro:IPR017930); BEST Arabidopsis thaliana protein match is: myb domain protein 33 (TAIR:AT5G06100.3); Has 8961 Blast hits to 8327 proteins in 478 species: Archae - 0; Bacteria - 0; Metazoa - 727; Fungi - 480; Plants - 5988; Viruses - 3; Other Eukaryotes - 1763 (source: NCBI BLink).): MSYTTATADSDDGMHSSIHNESPAPDSISNGCRSRGKRSVLKKGPWTSTEDGILIDYVKKHGEGNWNAVQKHTSLARCGKSCRLRWANHLRPNLKKGAFSQEEEQLIVEMHAKMGNKWAQMAEHLPGRTDNEIKNYWNTRIKRRQRAGLPLYPPEIYVDDLHWSEEYTKSNIIRVDRRRRHQDFLQLGNSKDNVLFDDLNFAASLLPAASDLSDLVACNMLGTGASSSRYESYMPPILPSPKQIWESGSRFPMCSSNIKHEFQSPEHFQNTAVQKNPRSCSISPCDVDHHPYENQHSSHMMMVPDSHTVTYGMHPTSKPLFGAVKLELPSFQYSETSAFDQWKTTPSPPHSDLLDSVDAYIQSPPPSQVEESDCFSSCDTGLLDMLLHEAKIKTSAKHSLLMSSPQKSFSSTTCTTNVTQNVPRGSENLIKSGEYEDSQKYLGRSEITSPSQLSAGGFSSAFAGNVVKTEELDQVWEPKRVDITRPDVLLASSWLDQGCYGIVSDTSSMSDALALLGGDDIGNSYVTVGSSSGQAPRGVGSYGWTNMPPVWSL; encoded by the exons ATGAGTTACACGACGGCGACTGCTGATAGTGATGATGGTATGCACTCCAGCATCCATAATGAATCACCAGCTCCTGATAGTATTAGCAATGGCTGCAGAAGTAGAGGGAAAAGAAGTGTCCTGAAGAAAGGACCATGGACTTCAACTGAAGACGGgattttaattgattatgTAAAGAAGCACGGCGAGGGTAACTGGAATGCTGTGCAGAAACACACTAGCCTGGCCCGTTGTGGTAAAAGCTGTCGTCTGAGATGGGCTAATCATCTGAGGCCAAACTTGAAGAAAGGAGCATTtagccaagaagaagaacagctCATTGTTGAAATGCACGCCAAGATGGGAAATAAATGGGCACAGATGGCTGAACAT TTACCTGGTCGAACAGATAATGAGATAAAGAATTATTGGAACACTCGTATCAAGAGGAGACAACGAGCAGGCTTACCACTTTACCCTCCTGAAATCTATGTTGATGACCTTCATTGGAGCGAAGAGTATACAAAGAGTAATATCATAAGAgtagatagaagaagaagacatcaaGATTTCTTGCAGTTGGGGAATTCTAAAGATAATGTCTTATTTGACGATCTAAATTTTGCTGCTAGCTTGTTACCTGCCGCTTCTGACCTATCAGATTTGGTTGCATGCAACATGCTAGGAACTGGCGCAAGTTCTTCCCGGTATGAGAGCTACATGCCACCAATATTGCCTTCCCCAAAGCAAATCTGGGAATCTGGATCTCGGTTTCCCATGTGCAGCAGTAACATAAAGCATGAATTCCAATCGCCGGAACACTTTCAGAATACGGCTGTACAGAAGAATCCCAGATCTTGCAGTATCTCGCCTTGTGATGTTGATCATCATCCTTATGAAAACCAACATTCGTCTCATATGATGATGGTTCCTGATAGCCATACAGTTACGTATGGCATGCATCCTACTTCTAAGCCCTTGTTTGGGGCAGTGAAGCTGGAGCTCCCTTCATTCCAATATTCAGAAACTAGTGCATTTGATCAGTGGAAGACGACTCCGTCACCTCCACACTCAGATCTCCTTGACTCTGTTGATGCCTATATTCAATCTCCACCACCATCGCAGGTAGAGGAGTCAGATTGTTTCTCTTCATGCGACACCGGCCTACTAGATATGTTACTTCATGAGGCCAAGATCAAAACTAGTGCGAAGCACAGTTTGTTGATGTCATCACCCCAGAAGAGTTTCAGTTCAACTACTTGCACGACCAATGTTACTCAGAATGTACCACGTGGCAGCGAAAACCTGATCAAATCAGGAGAATATGAAGATTCCCAAAAGTATTTGGGTCGCTCCGAGATTACAAGTCCCTCGCAACTTAGTGCAGGTGGTTTTTCATCAG CTTTTGCAGGGAATGTTGTAAAGACAGAAGAGTTGGATCAGGTTTGGGAACCAAAGAGAGTTGATATAACACGGCCTGATGTTTTACTTGCGTCGAGCTGGCTTGACCAAGGCTGTTATGGCATTGTTAGTGACACAAGCAGCATGAGTGATGCGCTTGCACTTCTTGGTGGTGACGACATTGGGAACAGTTACGTGACTGTTGGGTCATCATCAGGTCAAGCACCACGAGGCGTCGGGTCTTATGGATGGACCAATATGCCTCCTGTTTGGTCGCTGTAA
- the MYB65 gene encoding myb domain protein 65, giving the protein MSYTTATADSDDGMHSSIHNESPAPDSISNGCRSRGKRSVLKKGPWTSTEDGILIDYVKKHGEGNWNAVQKHTSLARCGKSCRLRWANHLRPNLKKGAFSQEEEQLIVEMHAKMGNKWAQMAEHLPGRTDNEIKNYWNTRIKRRQRAGLPLYPPEIYVDDLHWSEEYTKSNIIRVDRRRRHQDFLQLGNSKDNVLFDDLNFAASLLPAASDLSDLVACNMLGTGASSSRYESYMPPILPSPKQIWESGSRFPMCSSNIKHEFQSPEHFQNTAVQKNPRSCSISPCDVDHHPYENQHSSHMMMVPDSHTVTYGMHPTSKPLFGAVKLELPSFQYSETSAFDQWKTTPSPPHSDLLDSVDAYIQSPPPSQVEESDCFSSCDTGLLDMLLHEAKIKTSAKHSLLMSSPQKSFSSTTCTTNVTQNVPRGSENLIKSGEYEDSQKYLGRSEITSPSQLSAGGFSSGELIKVTC; this is encoded by the exons ATGAGTTACACGACGGCGACTGCTGATAGTGATGATGGTATGCACTCCAGCATCCATAATGAATCACCAGCTCCTGATAGTATTAGCAATGGCTGCAGAAGTAGAGGGAAAAGAAGTGTCCTGAAGAAAGGACCATGGACTTCAACTGAAGACGGgattttaattgattatgTAAAGAAGCACGGCGAGGGTAACTGGAATGCTGTGCAGAAACACACTAGCCTGGCCCGTTGTGGTAAAAGCTGTCGTCTGAGATGGGCTAATCATCTGAGGCCAAACTTGAAGAAAGGAGCATTtagccaagaagaagaacagctCATTGTTGAAATGCACGCCAAGATGGGAAATAAATGGGCACAGATGGCTGAACAT TTACCTGGTCGAACAGATAATGAGATAAAGAATTATTGGAACACTCGTATCAAGAGGAGACAACGAGCAGGCTTACCACTTTACCCTCCTGAAATCTATGTTGATGACCTTCATTGGAGCGAAGAGTATACAAAGAGTAATATCATAAGAgtagatagaagaagaagacatcaaGATTTCTTGCAGTTGGGGAATTCTAAAGATAATGTCTTATTTGACGATCTAAATTTTGCTGCTAGCTTGTTACCTGCCGCTTCTGACCTATCAGATTTGGTTGCATGCAACATGCTAGGAACTGGCGCAAGTTCTTCCCGGTATGAGAGCTACATGCCACCAATATTGCCTTCCCCAAAGCAAATCTGGGAATCTGGATCTCGGTTTCCCATGTGCAGCAGTAACATAAAGCATGAATTCCAATCGCCGGAACACTTTCAGAATACGGCTGTACAGAAGAATCCCAGATCTTGCAGTATCTCGCCTTGTGATGTTGATCATCATCCTTATGAAAACCAACATTCGTCTCATATGATGATGGTTCCTGATAGCCATACAGTTACGTATGGCATGCATCCTACTTCTAAGCCCTTGTTTGGGGCAGTGAAGCTGGAGCTCCCTTCATTCCAATATTCAGAAACTAGTGCATTTGATCAGTGGAAGACGACTCCGTCACCTCCACACTCAGATCTCCTTGACTCTGTTGATGCCTATATTCAATCTCCACCACCATCGCAGGTAGAGGAGTCAGATTGTTTCTCTTCATGCGACACCGGCCTACTAGATATGTTACTTCATGAGGCCAAGATCAAAACTAGTGCGAAGCACAGTTTGTTGATGTCATCACCCCAGAAGAGTTTCAGTTCAACTACTTGCACGACCAATGTTACTCAGAATGTACCACGTGGCAGCGAAAACCTGATCAAATCAGGAGAATATGAAGATTCCCAAAAGTATTTGGGTCGCTCCGAGATTACAAGTCCCTCGCAACTTAGTGCAGGTGGTTTTTCATCAGGTGAGTTGATCAAAGTTACTTGTTGA